The proteins below come from a single Bartonella schoenbuchensis R1 genomic window:
- a CDS encoding siderophore ABC transporter substrate-binding protein yields MIPKHIIRVASILTAIMSFATFSWANVTIEHASGSTSIPASPKKVVVFDLASLDNMNHLGINVTVGVPEGKKPVYLQHFDDARYEKIGTFFEPNYEKIATFQPDLIIISSRTQSKYKDLSKIAPTIDLTVGNENSLKDIERNITILGKIFGKEQEAEQEIKKLNEILAKVRKNTEGKGAGLILMTSGGKISALGPKSRFDILHSSFGISPATDKLIVQKHGQLISPEFIFDTNPDWLLVIDRDAAIGREGQSAAQLLDNQLIHRITAWKQNQIIYLDSWSWYRASGGLTGLYEAAKQLNEAFAKSK; encoded by the coding sequence ATGATTCCAAAACATATAATACGAGTAGCGTCTATTTTGACTGCAATAATGAGTTTTGCGACTTTTTCTTGGGCAAATGTAACCATTGAGCATGCTTCAGGTTCTACGTCTATTCCCGCTTCTCCCAAAAAAGTTGTAGTGTTTGATCTTGCATCACTTGATAATATGAACCACCTTGGTATCAATGTAACAGTCGGGGTTCCTGAAGGCAAAAAGCCTGTATATCTGCAACATTTTGATGATGCACGTTATGAAAAAATTGGTACTTTTTTTGAACCAAATTATGAAAAAATTGCCACCTTTCAGCCTGACCTTATTATCATCTCTTCACGTACTCAATCCAAATATAAAGATTTATCAAAAATTGCCCCAACTATTGACTTGACAGTAGGAAATGAAAACTCTCTTAAAGACATCGAACGCAATATCACTATCCTTGGAAAAATTTTTGGCAAAGAACAAGAAGCTGAACAAGAAATCAAGAAACTCAATGAAATATTAGCAAAAGTTCGCAAAAACACCGAAGGGAAAGGCGCAGGGCTGATACTTATGACCTCTGGTGGAAAAATAAGTGCTTTGGGCCCTAAATCACGTTTTGATATCCTTCATTCTAGTTTTGGAATTTCTCCTGCAACAGATAAACTGATTGTGCAAAAGCATGGACAACTCATTTCACCTGAATTTATTTTCGACACAAATCCTGACTGGTTATTGGTTATTGATCGCGATGCTGCAATCGGGCGGGAAGGACAATCTGCAGCACAACTTCTCGACAATCAACTTATTCACCGTATAACAGCTTGGAAACAAAACCAGATCATCTATCTGGATTCTTGGAGTTGGTATCGAGCAAGTGGTGGTCTAACCGGATTATATGAAGCAGCAAAACAACTCAACGAAGCTTTTGCAAAAAGTAAATAA